The sequence ATGCAATCGGAAAAGGCCATAAAGAAATAGCCGAGTTGCTGATCTCTAAAGGCGCCGATGTCAATGCTAGGTCAGGTAAGTTAAGATATGGTTGGACTCTTTTGGATTATGCAATCGGAAAAGGCCATAAAGAAATAGCCGAGTTGCTGATCTCTAAAGGCGCTAAAGTCAATGTTAAGTCAATTGGCACACCATTGCATTGGGCAAGCCTAGAGGGGAATAAAGAAGTGGCCGAGTTGCTGATTTCTGAAGGCGCCGACATCAATGCTAAGAATATGCTTCGCCATACACCGTTGCATTGTGCAAGCATAGAAGGCCATAAAGAAGTTGTCGAACTGCTTATTTCTAAAGGGGCCGATGTCGATGTGCTAGATGCAGACCATTGGACACCATTACGCTATGCAAGTATAAAAGACCACGAAGAAATAGTTGAGTTCCTTATTTCCAAAGGTGCCAAGAAAGAGTGACACATATGTGTCACTCTTTCTTGGTATAATAGATTACAGATATAACAAATATTGATAGGGGGGCTGCAATGAAAACTTCAACAATTTCCTATTGTTGTTGGTCTTGCCGTTTTTGGGTATAATTTTATAAAGAGCTTGTAAAAAGAAACTAATTATGGAGGAAGATGATATGAATCCAGAAATGGCGCTGACCCAAGCCTTTGATACAGCTCTGGAGTTTAATGTTGACGAAGTAAAGGCCTACGTGAGTGGCCTTAAAGACAAATATACGGGATTAACAAATGAAGAACTGGCACAAAAAGTAATACGTGGCACCAAATGGAAAACAACACTGACCGGGGCAGTGACGGGAGCTCCAAGCAATCCATGGGTTTCTGT is a genomic window of Thermodesulfobacteriota bacterium containing:
- a CDS encoding ankyrin repeat domain-containing protein, whose protein sequence is AIGKGHKEIAELLISKGADVNARSGKLRYGWTLLDYAIGKGHKEIAELLISKGAKVNVKSIGTPLHWASLEGNKEVAELLISEGADINAKNMLRHTPLHCASIEGHKEVVELLISKGADVDVLDADHWTPLRYASIKDHEEIVEFLISKGAKKE